The region GATTTTACGGCTTCGCCCACGGTCTTACCCACCATGGCCGCTGTCAGGGCCGAGCGGGCCATGCCGATGGCCTTCACGTAGGGAGCACCAATGGCCAGCCCCTTGAACATGTGATCCTCCAGGGTGAAACCACCGGCAATAGCCACCGGCGGGACATAGGCGCCCCTGGCTGCCAGTTTATCCAGGTACTTAACCAGCAGCGCCTGCAGGTAGACGGTGGGCACGCCCCACTCATTCATCATCCGCCAGGGGCTCATGCCGGTACCGCCGCCGGCACCATCAACGGTCAGCAGGTCGAGCCTGGCATCAGAGGCATATTTTACTGCCCGGGCCAGGTCGGCCGGACGGTAGGCGCCGGTCTTCAAGAAGACGTACTTTGCCCCGGCCTTGCGCAGTTCTTCCACCCGGGTCATAAAGGACTCGTATTCCACCATGCCAATGCGCGAATGTCGCTCAAACTCACTGAAAGCACCGGCCCGGTAGGCCGCCTGTACCCTGGGATCCGTGGGATCGGGCAGCACAATATACCCGCGGCTCTTCAGCTGCAGCGCCCGCTCCAGGCTGTCCAGCTTCACTTCGCCGCCGATGTCCTTGGCCCCCTGGCCCCACTTGAGCTCCACGGCCTCCACGCCCAGCTTTTCAATGGCGTACTCCTGGACCCCCAGTTTGGTATCTTCCACATTGGCCTGCACGGCAATAAATCCCCTGCCGTTGTACCATTCCTGGAAGTCCTTTACCCGCCTGGCAAGGTTGGGGGAATGGACAACGCGCCCATCCTTTATCTCCGCATTGGGGTCCATGGCGCATACGTTCTCACCAATAACAATGCCCACCCCGGATACAGCCGCCCCGGCGGCCAGGTGATCCCAGTTATTGGCAGCCACATTGGTGGACCCCATGGCGGCGATTACAATGGGCAGGTTGAGTTTTAAATCCGCGCTGGCTCCCACGGCGGTTTCCAGGCTGACCGCCGGGAAAATGGCCCTGTCGGGATCGGCTTCAATACCGTGGGCGCCCACGGCGGTACCGAGGATGTTGAAGTGGGAATAATCCACCGGGTAATCCTTCTGGGAAGCAGAGGTAGTTTTGCCGAAGGGCTGGGGATAAAGTACTTC is a window of Desulfofundulus luciae DNA encoding:
- a CDS encoding FMN-binding glutamate synthase family protein, with translation MSFSKGVNATAATLTRLRTGESYCPFSGMCVTCLDGCPGLCEIGKSSVRGKEVLYPQPFGKTTSASQKDYPVDYSHFNILGTAVGAHGIEADPDRAIFPAVSLETAVGASADLKLNLPIVIAAMGSTNVAANNWDHLAAGAAVSGVGIVIGENVCAMDPNAEIKDGRVVHSPNLARRVKDFQEWYNGRGFIAVQANVEDTKLGVQEYAIEKLGVEAVELKWGQGAKDIGGEVKLDSLERALQLKSRGYIVLPDPTDPRVQAAYRAGAFSEFERHSRIGMVEYESFMTRVEELRKAGAKYVFLKTGAYRPADLARAVKYASDARLDLLTVDGAGGGTGMSPWRMMNEWGVPTVYLQALLVKYLDKLAARGAYVPPVAIAGGFTLEDHMFKGLAIGAPYVKAIGMARSALTAAMVGKTVGEAVKSGKVPNEYKKYGESLEQVFIAASELKEKLGAEAFEKLPVGAIGVYTYFERLAQGLRQLMCGARKFALSYITRDDVAALTREAAEITGIRYVMDVDAEEVEKILG